The following coding sequences are from one Humulus lupulus chromosome X, drHumLupu1.1, whole genome shotgun sequence window:
- the LOC133803515 gene encoding serine/threonine-protein kinase MPS1 isoform X8, protein MDREVDLPPPFAPARDLTRPINPDSTSSSSSSFSSSSSSSFSSSSSSPPGLLRHFQAAFKRHRPIVSGVMQSNSIGPRRILVPQRAVSTKSASSLGHLDDSRKSREVVSVSEDHTVRDSIMQKRTTNIAKDSQEDESSTPSSISGTITKAFDDNLNPYDGQRDQVKSETGCKDNPKSLSHVESQYIDGGQKKVQFSEASKAISQGNQGEASTVINHEMKHQNTECDITSRSDVAGPSCATTTSVHSASAPIANQTTFCSRVHCDSHAALEPMGDLNVNSHPATQGKIMQQSNPCLKDNSRALNDQIAIAAQSSTSAVDTQMESKEYEISKVQQGRVLKESGSAGDSSLLDDRPDEGKQLTAGAIDFQSHITSSKSLSSNVKSEHSKSDKQDRVAGAKGASVHRKRNYDPDLFFKVNGKLYQRLGKIGSGGSSEVHKVISSDCTIYALKKIKLKGRDYATAFGFCQEIEYLNRLKGKHNIIQLIDFEVTDKALLQEVMNGSMNNKDGRVKDDGYIYMVLEYGEIDLAHMLSQKWKELDGFTNQTIDENWLRFYWQQILLAVNTIHEERIVHSDLKPANFLLVKGSLKLIDFGIAKAIMSDTTNIQRDSQVGTLSYMSPEAFMCNESDANGNPIKCGRPSDIWSLGCILYQMVYGRTPFADYKTFWAKFKVITDPNHEIIYEPVSNPWLLDLMKNCLAWDRNERWRIPQLLQHPFLVPPIPPKPYSPQDQCRLLHLISTTCTRDTEASKLCSQLQQLLGDPDWLMTSQLLASPDKRCKLLSQISQLFFQLEKQLSNSLTD, encoded by the exons ATGGACAGGGAGGTTGACCTTCCACCCCCATTCGCACCGGCGAGGGATCTCACCCGTCCGATCAATCCTGATTCTACCTCGTCTTCGTCttcctccttctcttcttcttcatcttcctccttctcttcttcttcatcttctcccCCTGGCTTACTCCGACACTTTCAAGCCGCCTTCAAGCGACATCGCCCTATTg TTTCAGGTGTGATGCAGTCAAATAGCATAGGGCCTAGACGGATTTTAGTTCCTCAACGAGCAGTGTCCACAAAATCAGCATCCAGTTTAGGTCATCTTGATGACAGCAGGAAGTCTAGAGAAGTAGTTTCTGTAAGTGAGGATCATACTGTTAGAGATTCAATCATGCAGAAGAGAACTACCAACATTGCCAAAGATAGTCAGGAAGATGAATCAAGTACACCGTCTTCCATTTCAGGGACTATTACCAAAGCCTTTGATGACAACTTAAATCCATATGACGGACAGAGAGATCAAGTCAAGTCCGAGACTGGTTGTAAAGACAACCCAAAGTCTCTGTCGCATGTGGAATCTCAATACATTGATGGTGGTCAGAAAAAAGTCCAATTTTCAGAAGCAAGCAAGGCTATTTCTCAGG GCAATCAAGGAGAGGCATCAACGGTCATTAATCATGAGATGAAGCATCAGAACACAGAATGTGATATCACATCGAGATCTGATG TTGCAGGGCCATCGTGTGCCACAACCACATCTGTCCATTCAGCTTCAGCACCCATAGCTAATCAGACAACTTTTTGCTCCCGTGTGCATTGTGATTCGCATGCAGCACTGGAACCCATGGGGGATTTAAATGTAAATTCTCATCCTGCAACTCAAGGGAAAATAATGCAGCAATCAAATCCATGTTTAAAGGACAACAGTCGAGCACTAAATGACCAGATTGCTATTGCAGCTCAATCTTCCACCTCCGCAGTTGATACTCAAATGGAGAGTAAGGAATATGAAATTTCTAAGGTGCAGCAAGGCCGAGTGCTAAAGGAAAGTGGCTCTGCTGGAGATTCTTCTCTTCTTGATGATAGACCAGATGAAGGGAAACAATTAACTGCTGGTGCTATTGATTTTCAATCTCATATTACATCATCCAAAAGCTTATCTTCTAATGTGAAGTCTGAGCATTCTAAATCAGATAAACAAGATAGGGTTGCAGGTGCTAAAGGTGCATCAGTTCATCGTAAAAGAAATTATGATCCGGACTTGTTTTTTAAAGTTAATGGGAAGCTCTATCAAAGGCTTGGCAAGATAGGTAGTGGAGGAAGCAGTGAGGTCCACAAAGTCATCTCATCAGACTGTACAATCTATGCACTTAAAAAAATCAAGCTCAAAGGACGTGATTATGCCACTGCTTTTGGATTTTGTCAGGAAATTGAGTATTTAAATAGGTTGAAAGGAAAGCACAATATTATACAGCTCATAGACTTTGAG GTGACAGATAAAGCTTTGCTTCAGGAAGTAATGAATGGATCCATGAATAACAAGGATGGCAGAGTCAAGGATGATGGATATATTTACATGGTGCTTGAATATGGGGAGATTGATTTGGCTCACATGCTTTCCCAGAAGTGGAAAGAACTTGATGGCTTCACCAACCAGACCATAGATGAGAACTGGCTTCGATTCTACTGGCAG CAAATTCTTTTAGCAGTAAACACTATACATGAAGAGCGTATTGTTCACTCTGATTTGAAGCCAGCTAATTTCCTTCTGGTAAAAGGCTCTCTAAAGTTAATTGATTTTGGTATTGCCAAAGCCATAATGAGTGATACCACAAATATTCAAAGGGATTCACAG GTTGGTACATTGAGCTACATGTCTCCTGAAGCATTTATGTGCAATGAGAGTGATGCCAATGGAAACCCTATTAAGTGTGGTCGACCATCAGACATCTGGTCCCTTGGTTGCATCCTTTATCAGATGGTGTACGGGCGGACTCCATTTGCAGATTACAAAACATTCTGGGCGAAGTTCAAAGTTATAACAGACCCAAACCATGAAATTATATATGAACCAGTTTCAAATCCTTGGCTTCTTGATCTCATGAAAAATTGTCTTGCATGGGATCGCAATGAAAGGTGGAGAATTCCCCAGTTGCTTCAGCATCCCTTTCTTGttcctccaattccaccaaaacCATATTCGCCTCAAGACCAATGTAGACTTCTTCATCTTATTTCCACCACTTGTACTAGGGACACTGAAGCTTCGAAGCTATGTTCTCAGTTACAACAACTTCTGGGGGACCCAGACTGGTTAATGACATCTCAGTTATTGGCCTCACCTGACAAACGGTGTAAGTTGCTCTCCCAAATATCACAACTTTTCTTTCAGCTAGAAAAACAGTTGTCAAACTCATTGACAGATTAG
- the LOC133803515 gene encoding serine/threonine-protein kinase MPS1 isoform X2: MDREVDLPPPFAPARDLTRPINPDSTSSSSSSFSSSSSSSFSSSSSSPPGLLRHFQAAFKRHRPIGVMQSNSIGPRRILVPQRAVSTKSASSLGHLDDSRKSREVVSVSEDHTVRDSIMQKRTTNIAKDSQEDESSTPSSISGTITKAFDDNLNPYDGQRDQVKSETGCKDNPKSLSHVESQYIDGGQKKVQFSEASKAISQGADHLMATGLENLQSHMSSLALTEMEWVAGNQGEASTVINHEMKHQNTECDITSRSDGGISSLLSKRTTAVQDQLHHFRNFFSQPNSQSSVAGPSCATTTSVHSASAPIANQTTFCSRVHCDSHAALEPMGDLNVNSHPATQGKIMQQSNPCLKDNSRALNDQIAIAAQSSTSAVDTQMESKEYEISKVQQGRVLKESGSAGDSSLLDDRPDEGKQLTAGAIDFQSHITSSKSLSSNVKSEHSKSDKQDRVAGAKGASVHRKRNYDPDLFFKVNGKLYQRLGKIGSGGSSEVHKVISSDCTIYALKKIKLKGRDYATAFGFCQEIEYLNRLKGKHNIIQLIDFEVTDKALLQEVMNGSMNNKDGRVKDDGYIYMVLEYGEIDLAHMLSQKWKELDGFTNQTIDENWLRFYWQQILLAVNTIHEERIVHSDLKPANFLLVKGSLKLIDFGIAKAIMSDTTNIQRDSQVGTLSYMSPEAFMCNESDANGNPIKCGRPSDIWSLGCILYQMVYGRTPFADYKTFWAKFKVITDPNHEIIYEPVSNPWLLDLMKNCLAWDRNERWRIPQLLQHPFLVPPIPPKPYSPQDQCRLLHLISTTCTRDTEASKLCSQLQQLLGDPDWLMTSQLLASPDKRCKLLSQISQLFFQLEKQLSNSLTD; this comes from the exons ATGGACAGGGAGGTTGACCTTCCACCCCCATTCGCACCGGCGAGGGATCTCACCCGTCCGATCAATCCTGATTCTACCTCGTCTTCGTCttcctccttctcttcttcttcatcttcctccttctcttcttcttcatcttctcccCCTGGCTTACTCCGACACTTTCAAGCCGCCTTCAAGCGACATCGCCCTATTg GTGTGATGCAGTCAAATAGCATAGGGCCTAGACGGATTTTAGTTCCTCAACGAGCAGTGTCCACAAAATCAGCATCCAGTTTAGGTCATCTTGATGACAGCAGGAAGTCTAGAGAAGTAGTTTCTGTAAGTGAGGATCATACTGTTAGAGATTCAATCATGCAGAAGAGAACTACCAACATTGCCAAAGATAGTCAGGAAGATGAATCAAGTACACCGTCTTCCATTTCAGGGACTATTACCAAAGCCTTTGATGACAACTTAAATCCATATGACGGACAGAGAGATCAAGTCAAGTCCGAGACTGGTTGTAAAGACAACCCAAAGTCTCTGTCGCATGTGGAATCTCAATACATTGATGGTGGTCAGAAAAAAGTCCAATTTTCAGAAGCAAGCAAGGCTATTTCTCAGG GGGCCGATCATCTTATGGCCACTGGATTGGAGAACTTACAATCTCATATGAGTTCACTTGCATTGACAGAAATGGAATGGGTTGCAGGCAATCAAGGAGAGGCATCAACGGTCATTAATCATGAGATGAAGCATCAGAACACAGAATGTGATATCACATCGAGATCTGATGGTGGGATTTCTTCTCTATTGTCAAAGAGAACGACAGCTGTTCAGGATCAGTTGCACCATTTCAGAAACTTCTTTAGCCAGCCTAACTCTCAATCTTCAGTTGCAGGGCCATCGTGTGCCACAACCACATCTGTCCATTCAGCTTCAGCACCCATAGCTAATCAGACAACTTTTTGCTCCCGTGTGCATTGTGATTCGCATGCAGCACTGGAACCCATGGGGGATTTAAATGTAAATTCTCATCCTGCAACTCAAGGGAAAATAATGCAGCAATCAAATCCATGTTTAAAGGACAACAGTCGAGCACTAAATGACCAGATTGCTATTGCAGCTCAATCTTCCACCTCCGCAGTTGATACTCAAATGGAGAGTAAGGAATATGAAATTTCTAAGGTGCAGCAAGGCCGAGTGCTAAAGGAAAGTGGCTCTGCTGGAGATTCTTCTCTTCTTGATGATAGACCAGATGAAGGGAAACAATTAACTGCTGGTGCTATTGATTTTCAATCTCATATTACATCATCCAAAAGCTTATCTTCTAATGTGAAGTCTGAGCATTCTAAATCAGATAAACAAGATAGGGTTGCAGGTGCTAAAGGTGCATCAGTTCATCGTAAAAGAAATTATGATCCGGACTTGTTTTTTAAAGTTAATGGGAAGCTCTATCAAAGGCTTGGCAAGATAGGTAGTGGAGGAAGCAGTGAGGTCCACAAAGTCATCTCATCAGACTGTACAATCTATGCACTTAAAAAAATCAAGCTCAAAGGACGTGATTATGCCACTGCTTTTGGATTTTGTCAGGAAATTGAGTATTTAAATAGGTTGAAAGGAAAGCACAATATTATACAGCTCATAGACTTTGAG GTGACAGATAAAGCTTTGCTTCAGGAAGTAATGAATGGATCCATGAATAACAAGGATGGCAGAGTCAAGGATGATGGATATATTTACATGGTGCTTGAATATGGGGAGATTGATTTGGCTCACATGCTTTCCCAGAAGTGGAAAGAACTTGATGGCTTCACCAACCAGACCATAGATGAGAACTGGCTTCGATTCTACTGGCAG CAAATTCTTTTAGCAGTAAACACTATACATGAAGAGCGTATTGTTCACTCTGATTTGAAGCCAGCTAATTTCCTTCTGGTAAAAGGCTCTCTAAAGTTAATTGATTTTGGTATTGCCAAAGCCATAATGAGTGATACCACAAATATTCAAAGGGATTCACAG GTTGGTACATTGAGCTACATGTCTCCTGAAGCATTTATGTGCAATGAGAGTGATGCCAATGGAAACCCTATTAAGTGTGGTCGACCATCAGACATCTGGTCCCTTGGTTGCATCCTTTATCAGATGGTGTACGGGCGGACTCCATTTGCAGATTACAAAACATTCTGGGCGAAGTTCAAAGTTATAACAGACCCAAACCATGAAATTATATATGAACCAGTTTCAAATCCTTGGCTTCTTGATCTCATGAAAAATTGTCTTGCATGGGATCGCAATGAAAGGTGGAGAATTCCCCAGTTGCTTCAGCATCCCTTTCTTGttcctccaattccaccaaaacCATATTCGCCTCAAGACCAATGTAGACTTCTTCATCTTATTTCCACCACTTGTACTAGGGACACTGAAGCTTCGAAGCTATGTTCTCAGTTACAACAACTTCTGGGGGACCCAGACTGGTTAATGACATCTCAGTTATTGGCCTCACCTGACAAACGGTGTAAGTTGCTCTCCCAAATATCACAACTTTTCTTTCAGCTAGAAAAACAGTTGTCAAACTCATTGACAGATTAG
- the LOC133803515 gene encoding serine/threonine-protein kinase MPS1 isoform X6: MDREVDLPPPFAPARDLTRPINPDSTSSSSSSFSSSSSSSFSSSSSSPPGLLRHFQAAFKRHRPIVSGVMQSNSIGPRRILVPQRAVSTKSASSLGHLDDSRKSREVVSVSEDHTVRDSIMQKRTTNIAKDSQEDESSTPSSISGTITKAFDDNLNPYDGQRDQVKSETGCKDNPKSLSHVESQYIDGGQKKVQFSEASKAISQGADHLMATGLENLQSHMSSLALTEMEWVAGNQGEASTVINHEMKHQNTECDITSRSDVAGPSCATTTSVHSASAPIANQTTFCSRVHCDSHAALEPMGDLNVNSHPATQGKIMQQSNPCLKDNSRALNDQIAIAAQSSTSAVDTQMESKEYEISKVQQGRVLKESGSAGDSSLLDDRPDEGKQLTAGAIDFQSHITSSKSLSSNVKSEHSKSDKQDRVAGAKGASVHRKRNYDPDLFFKVNGKLYQRLGKIGSGGSSEVHKVISSDCTIYALKKIKLKGRDYATAFGFCQEIEYLNRLKGKHNIIQLIDFEVTDKALLQEVMNGSMNNKDGRVKDDGYIYMVLEYGEIDLAHMLSQKWKELDGFTNQTIDENWLRFYWQQILLAVNTIHEERIVHSDLKPANFLLVKGSLKLIDFGIAKAIMSDTTNIQRDSQVGTLSYMSPEAFMCNESDANGNPIKCGRPSDIWSLGCILYQMVYGRTPFADYKTFWAKFKVITDPNHEIIYEPVSNPWLLDLMKNCLAWDRNERWRIPQLLQHPFLVPPIPPKPYSPQDQCRLLHLISTTCTRDTEASKLCSQLQQLLGDPDWLMTSQLLASPDKRCKLLSQISQLFFQLEKQLSNSLTD, encoded by the exons ATGGACAGGGAGGTTGACCTTCCACCCCCATTCGCACCGGCGAGGGATCTCACCCGTCCGATCAATCCTGATTCTACCTCGTCTTCGTCttcctccttctcttcttcttcatcttcctccttctcttcttcttcatcttctcccCCTGGCTTACTCCGACACTTTCAAGCCGCCTTCAAGCGACATCGCCCTATTg TTTCAGGTGTGATGCAGTCAAATAGCATAGGGCCTAGACGGATTTTAGTTCCTCAACGAGCAGTGTCCACAAAATCAGCATCCAGTTTAGGTCATCTTGATGACAGCAGGAAGTCTAGAGAAGTAGTTTCTGTAAGTGAGGATCATACTGTTAGAGATTCAATCATGCAGAAGAGAACTACCAACATTGCCAAAGATAGTCAGGAAGATGAATCAAGTACACCGTCTTCCATTTCAGGGACTATTACCAAAGCCTTTGATGACAACTTAAATCCATATGACGGACAGAGAGATCAAGTCAAGTCCGAGACTGGTTGTAAAGACAACCCAAAGTCTCTGTCGCATGTGGAATCTCAATACATTGATGGTGGTCAGAAAAAAGTCCAATTTTCAGAAGCAAGCAAGGCTATTTCTCAGG GGGCCGATCATCTTATGGCCACTGGATTGGAGAACTTACAATCTCATATGAGTTCACTTGCATTGACAGAAATGGAATGGGTTGCAGGCAATCAAGGAGAGGCATCAACGGTCATTAATCATGAGATGAAGCATCAGAACACAGAATGTGATATCACATCGAGATCTGATG TTGCAGGGCCATCGTGTGCCACAACCACATCTGTCCATTCAGCTTCAGCACCCATAGCTAATCAGACAACTTTTTGCTCCCGTGTGCATTGTGATTCGCATGCAGCACTGGAACCCATGGGGGATTTAAATGTAAATTCTCATCCTGCAACTCAAGGGAAAATAATGCAGCAATCAAATCCATGTTTAAAGGACAACAGTCGAGCACTAAATGACCAGATTGCTATTGCAGCTCAATCTTCCACCTCCGCAGTTGATACTCAAATGGAGAGTAAGGAATATGAAATTTCTAAGGTGCAGCAAGGCCGAGTGCTAAAGGAAAGTGGCTCTGCTGGAGATTCTTCTCTTCTTGATGATAGACCAGATGAAGGGAAACAATTAACTGCTGGTGCTATTGATTTTCAATCTCATATTACATCATCCAAAAGCTTATCTTCTAATGTGAAGTCTGAGCATTCTAAATCAGATAAACAAGATAGGGTTGCAGGTGCTAAAGGTGCATCAGTTCATCGTAAAAGAAATTATGATCCGGACTTGTTTTTTAAAGTTAATGGGAAGCTCTATCAAAGGCTTGGCAAGATAGGTAGTGGAGGAAGCAGTGAGGTCCACAAAGTCATCTCATCAGACTGTACAATCTATGCACTTAAAAAAATCAAGCTCAAAGGACGTGATTATGCCACTGCTTTTGGATTTTGTCAGGAAATTGAGTATTTAAATAGGTTGAAAGGAAAGCACAATATTATACAGCTCATAGACTTTGAG GTGACAGATAAAGCTTTGCTTCAGGAAGTAATGAATGGATCCATGAATAACAAGGATGGCAGAGTCAAGGATGATGGATATATTTACATGGTGCTTGAATATGGGGAGATTGATTTGGCTCACATGCTTTCCCAGAAGTGGAAAGAACTTGATGGCTTCACCAACCAGACCATAGATGAGAACTGGCTTCGATTCTACTGGCAG CAAATTCTTTTAGCAGTAAACACTATACATGAAGAGCGTATTGTTCACTCTGATTTGAAGCCAGCTAATTTCCTTCTGGTAAAAGGCTCTCTAAAGTTAATTGATTTTGGTATTGCCAAAGCCATAATGAGTGATACCACAAATATTCAAAGGGATTCACAG GTTGGTACATTGAGCTACATGTCTCCTGAAGCATTTATGTGCAATGAGAGTGATGCCAATGGAAACCCTATTAAGTGTGGTCGACCATCAGACATCTGGTCCCTTGGTTGCATCCTTTATCAGATGGTGTACGGGCGGACTCCATTTGCAGATTACAAAACATTCTGGGCGAAGTTCAAAGTTATAACAGACCCAAACCATGAAATTATATATGAACCAGTTTCAAATCCTTGGCTTCTTGATCTCATGAAAAATTGTCTTGCATGGGATCGCAATGAAAGGTGGAGAATTCCCCAGTTGCTTCAGCATCCCTTTCTTGttcctccaattccaccaaaacCATATTCGCCTCAAGACCAATGTAGACTTCTTCATCTTATTTCCACCACTTGTACTAGGGACACTGAAGCTTCGAAGCTATGTTCTCAGTTACAACAACTTCTGGGGGACCCAGACTGGTTAATGACATCTCAGTTATTGGCCTCACCTGACAAACGGTGTAAGTTGCTCTCCCAAATATCACAACTTTTCTTTCAGCTAGAAAAACAGTTGTCAAACTCATTGACAGATTAG
- the LOC133803515 gene encoding serine/threonine-protein kinase MPS1 isoform X5, which yields MDREVDLPPPFAPARDLTRPINPDSTSSSSSSFSSSSSSSFSSSSSSPPGLLRHFQAAFKRHRPIVSGVMQSNSIGPRRILVPQRAVSTKSASSLGHLDDSRKSREVVSVSEDHTVRDSIMQKRTTNIAKDSQEDESSTPSSISGTITKAFDDNLNPYDGQRDQVKSETGCKDNPKSLSHVESQYIDGGQKKVQFSEASKAISQGNQGEASTVINHEMKHQNTECDITSRSDGGISSLLSKRTTAVQDQLHHFRNFFSQPNSQSSVAGPSCATTTSVHSASAPIANQTTFCSRVHCDSHAALEPMGDLNVNSHPATQGKIMQQSNPCLKDNSRALNDQIAIAAQSSTSAVDTQMESKEYEISKVQQGRVLKESGSAGDSSLLDDRPDEGKQLTAGAIDFQSHITSSKSLSSNVKSEHSKSDKQDRVAGAKGASVHRKRNYDPDLFFKVNGKLYQRLGKIGSGGSSEVHKVISSDCTIYALKKIKLKGRDYATAFGFCQEIEYLNRLKGKHNIIQLIDFEVTDKALLQEVMNGSMNNKDGRVKDDGYIYMVLEYGEIDLAHMLSQKWKELDGFTNQTIDENWLRFYWQQILLAVNTIHEERIVHSDLKPANFLLVKGSLKLIDFGIAKAIMSDTTNIQRDSQVGTLSYMSPEAFMCNESDANGNPIKCGRPSDIWSLGCILYQMVYGRTPFADYKTFWAKFKVITDPNHEIIYEPVSNPWLLDLMKNCLAWDRNERWRIPQLLQHPFLVPPIPPKPYSPQDQCRLLHLISTTCTRDTEASKLCSQLQQLLGDPDWLMTSQLLASPDKRCKLLSQISQLFFQLEKQLSNSLTD from the exons ATGGACAGGGAGGTTGACCTTCCACCCCCATTCGCACCGGCGAGGGATCTCACCCGTCCGATCAATCCTGATTCTACCTCGTCTTCGTCttcctccttctcttcttcttcatcttcctccttctcttcttcttcatcttctcccCCTGGCTTACTCCGACACTTTCAAGCCGCCTTCAAGCGACATCGCCCTATTg TTTCAGGTGTGATGCAGTCAAATAGCATAGGGCCTAGACGGATTTTAGTTCCTCAACGAGCAGTGTCCACAAAATCAGCATCCAGTTTAGGTCATCTTGATGACAGCAGGAAGTCTAGAGAAGTAGTTTCTGTAAGTGAGGATCATACTGTTAGAGATTCAATCATGCAGAAGAGAACTACCAACATTGCCAAAGATAGTCAGGAAGATGAATCAAGTACACCGTCTTCCATTTCAGGGACTATTACCAAAGCCTTTGATGACAACTTAAATCCATATGACGGACAGAGAGATCAAGTCAAGTCCGAGACTGGTTGTAAAGACAACCCAAAGTCTCTGTCGCATGTGGAATCTCAATACATTGATGGTGGTCAGAAAAAAGTCCAATTTTCAGAAGCAAGCAAGGCTATTTCTCAGG GCAATCAAGGAGAGGCATCAACGGTCATTAATCATGAGATGAAGCATCAGAACACAGAATGTGATATCACATCGAGATCTGATGGTGGGATTTCTTCTCTATTGTCAAAGAGAACGACAGCTGTTCAGGATCAGTTGCACCATTTCAGAAACTTCTTTAGCCAGCCTAACTCTCAATCTTCAGTTGCAGGGCCATCGTGTGCCACAACCACATCTGTCCATTCAGCTTCAGCACCCATAGCTAATCAGACAACTTTTTGCTCCCGTGTGCATTGTGATTCGCATGCAGCACTGGAACCCATGGGGGATTTAAATGTAAATTCTCATCCTGCAACTCAAGGGAAAATAATGCAGCAATCAAATCCATGTTTAAAGGACAACAGTCGAGCACTAAATGACCAGATTGCTATTGCAGCTCAATCTTCCACCTCCGCAGTTGATACTCAAATGGAGAGTAAGGAATATGAAATTTCTAAGGTGCAGCAAGGCCGAGTGCTAAAGGAAAGTGGCTCTGCTGGAGATTCTTCTCTTCTTGATGATAGACCAGATGAAGGGAAACAATTAACTGCTGGTGCTATTGATTTTCAATCTCATATTACATCATCCAAAAGCTTATCTTCTAATGTGAAGTCTGAGCATTCTAAATCAGATAAACAAGATAGGGTTGCAGGTGCTAAAGGTGCATCAGTTCATCGTAAAAGAAATTATGATCCGGACTTGTTTTTTAAAGTTAATGGGAAGCTCTATCAAAGGCTTGGCAAGATAGGTAGTGGAGGAAGCAGTGAGGTCCACAAAGTCATCTCATCAGACTGTACAATCTATGCACTTAAAAAAATCAAGCTCAAAGGACGTGATTATGCCACTGCTTTTGGATTTTGTCAGGAAATTGAGTATTTAAATAGGTTGAAAGGAAAGCACAATATTATACAGCTCATAGACTTTGAG GTGACAGATAAAGCTTTGCTTCAGGAAGTAATGAATGGATCCATGAATAACAAGGATGGCAGAGTCAAGGATGATGGATATATTTACATGGTGCTTGAATATGGGGAGATTGATTTGGCTCACATGCTTTCCCAGAAGTGGAAAGAACTTGATGGCTTCACCAACCAGACCATAGATGAGAACTGGCTTCGATTCTACTGGCAG CAAATTCTTTTAGCAGTAAACACTATACATGAAGAGCGTATTGTTCACTCTGATTTGAAGCCAGCTAATTTCCTTCTGGTAAAAGGCTCTCTAAAGTTAATTGATTTTGGTATTGCCAAAGCCATAATGAGTGATACCACAAATATTCAAAGGGATTCACAG GTTGGTACATTGAGCTACATGTCTCCTGAAGCATTTATGTGCAATGAGAGTGATGCCAATGGAAACCCTATTAAGTGTGGTCGACCATCAGACATCTGGTCCCTTGGTTGCATCCTTTATCAGATGGTGTACGGGCGGACTCCATTTGCAGATTACAAAACATTCTGGGCGAAGTTCAAAGTTATAACAGACCCAAACCATGAAATTATATATGAACCAGTTTCAAATCCTTGGCTTCTTGATCTCATGAAAAATTGTCTTGCATGGGATCGCAATGAAAGGTGGAGAATTCCCCAGTTGCTTCAGCATCCCTTTCTTGttcctccaattccaccaaaacCATATTCGCCTCAAGACCAATGTAGACTTCTTCATCTTATTTCCACCACTTGTACTAGGGACACTGAAGCTTCGAAGCTATGTTCTCAGTTACAACAACTTCTGGGGGACCCAGACTGGTTAATGACATCTCAGTTATTGGCCTCACCTGACAAACGGTGTAAGTTGCTCTCCCAAATATCACAACTTTTCTTTCAGCTAGAAAAACAGTTGTCAAACTCATTGACAGATTAG